The Tenrec ecaudatus isolate mTenEca1 chromosome 7, mTenEca1.hap1, whole genome shotgun sequence genome window below encodes:
- the HTR1B gene encoding 5-hydroxytryptamine receptor 1B: MEEPGTPCAPSLPPPVGSTEVQEANLSMTRSPNCSAQGYIYQDSVALPWKVLLVILLSLITLATTLSNAFVIATVYRTRKLHTPANYLIASLAVTDLLVSILVMPISTMYTVTGRWTLGQVVCDFWLSSDITCCTASILHLCVIALDRYWAITDAVEYSAKRTPKRAAGMIALVWVFSISISLPPFFWRQAKAEEEVSDCVVNTDHILYTVYSTVGAFYFPTLLLIALYGRIYVEARSRILKQTPNRTGKRLTRAQLITDSPGSTSSVTSINSRAPDMPSESGSPVYVNQVKVRVSDALLEKKKLMAARERKATKTLGIILGAFIVCWLPFFIISLVLPICQGACWFHLAIFDFFTWLGYLNSLINPIIYTMSNEDFKQAFHKLIRFQCILR; the protein is encoded by the coding sequence ATGGAGGAGCCGGGCACGCCATGTGCCCCATCGCTGCCGCCGCCGGTGGGCTCCACCGAGGTTCAGGAGGCCAACCTCTCGATGACTCGCTCCCCCAACTGCAGCGCCCAAGGCTACATTTACCAGGACTCGGTTGCGCTGCCCTGGAAAGTGCTGCTGGTCATCCTGCTGTCCCTGATCACCTTAGCCACCACGCTTTCCAACGCTTTCGTGATTGCCACTGTGTACCGGACCCGGAAACTGCACACCCCAGCCAACTACTTGATCGCCTCCTTGGCGGTCACCGACCTGCTCGTGTCCATCCTGGTGATGCCCATCAGCACCATGTACACGGTCACCGGGCGCTGGACGCTGGGCCAGGTGGTCTGCGACTTCTGGCTGTCGTCCGACATCACCTGTTGCACTGCTTCCATCCTGCACCTCTGTGTCATCGCGCTGGACCGTTACTGGGCCATCACGGACGCGGTGGAGTACTCGGCCAAAAGAACGCCCAAGAGAGCAGCGGGCATGATCGCGCTGGTCTGGGTcttctccatctccatctccctGCCGCCCTTCTTCTGGCGCCAGGCCAAGGCCGAGGAGGAGGTGTCGGACTGCGTGGTGAACACAGACCACATCCTCTACACGGTCTACTCCACGGTGGGCGCGTTCTACTTCCCCACCCTGCTCCTCATCGCCCTCTATGGCCGCATCTATGTGGAAGCCCGCTCGCGGATCTTGAAACAGACGCCCAACCGGACCGGCAAGCGCTTGACCCGAGCCCAGCTGATAACCGATTCCCCTGGGTCTACATCCTCGGTTACCTCCATTAACTCGCGGGCCCCCGACATGCCCAGCGAATCCGGGTCTCCTGTGTACGTGAACCAAGTCAAAGTGAGGGTCTCCGACGCCCTGCTGGAGAAGAAGAAACTGATGGCCGCTAGGGAGCGCAAAGCCACCAAGACCCTGGGCATCATACTGGGAGCGTTTATTGTGTGTTGGCTGCCCTTCTTCATCATCTCCCTGGTGTTGCCTATTTGCCAGGGTGCCTGCTGGTTCCACCTGGCCATCTTTGACTTCTTCACGTGGCTGGGTTATCTCAATTCCCTCATCAACCCCATCATCTACACCATGTCCAACGAGGATTTCAAACAAGCATTCCACAAACTGATCCGCTTTCAGTGCATACTACGTTGA